In the genome of Salinispirillum sp. LH 10-3-1, one region contains:
- the malT gene encoding HTH-type transcriptional regulator MalT, with amino-acid sequence MATDVTTRLWVNPYKLIPPRIPEPVVARPRLEALLDQAWSYPVTLLQGPPGQGKTTLLVSWLHRRQPQYAWLSLDSGDNQVQHFAAHLLAALHQATANGCTESIALVETGEFKSLESLLGKVSVELSRTSSHLYVVLDDYHVINNPDIHAAMRHWVRYLPPNIHLLIGSHLEPSIGIAALRVRGQVLEVDAPVLDFTAAEAGEFLSRRLAREVTPDVVQQLENRLHGWPAGYQLISCHASTTAELVDSSVRLSGPYHLIFDYFRDEVMPSLAPALQHLLRRICVFDRFNADMCRHMTEQDDVTPWLSQLVHAHMLVPPTNEQDTWYRLHDLFREALRSWEQDDPIAWARIQARAVEAYLQTGQAYDALALALSMRDAAAIGTVLRHSGEYFYRRGQFDLLESAFELITETTMLEDSTLLLLKLWLNLATYREGDIVPLLATAEAVGMDISTELRAEFQVVRAQEAINREDYATARSLAREALDDLPADSAISRTVAWSVLGQSDLCAGRLKEALASLRAAEQQAIASKLAQQQLWSLCLQSDTHCAMGQLDEAFHVQTRAVATAHEKCIERVLHMEFLYRNRAQALLERLALDEALHFVEEELSIMQPLGDYGLLPAFSIKGRVHLVTGELTRARQVAFHLRHLKSRFNYHTDWLAHLLQFELVLRHETGEGDWPAIDESIVARAAENHFLQNYQRQVAWLRILRGEPAAGIALLKTLLQQADTCGLRLEALRTRLCLAAYDAAGARWLEPVRHELLQIKPLFTLWVWRDALRPLSAELPELGMVLPQVDKVTHHTLEVPPTGTPWVSRLNANLQRQSEALTPKEVEVLTRIVEGYTNQDIARQMFVAPTTVKSHIRSIYRKMNVNDRAEAIAFARPYFRVEH; translated from the coding sequence ATGGCCACAGATGTCACCACGCGACTGTGGGTGAATCCCTATAAATTAATTCCGCCACGCATTCCTGAGCCAGTGGTCGCTCGTCCGCGCCTTGAAGCCCTCCTAGACCAAGCATGGTCGTACCCCGTTACTCTACTTCAGGGGCCACCGGGACAGGGTAAGACCACCTTGCTGGTCAGTTGGTTGCATCGACGCCAGCCACAATATGCGTGGCTCTCACTCGACTCAGGTGACAATCAGGTACAGCATTTCGCTGCTCATCTGTTGGCGGCGTTGCATCAGGCCACGGCGAATGGCTGCACCGAAAGCATCGCGCTGGTCGAGACCGGGGAATTCAAGTCGTTGGAGAGTTTGCTGGGTAAAGTCTCGGTGGAGTTGTCGCGCACCTCATCTCATCTCTACGTGGTGTTGGACGACTACCACGTGATCAATAACCCCGACATCCATGCGGCCATGCGGCATTGGGTGCGTTATCTGCCGCCGAACATCCATCTATTGATTGGCAGTCACCTGGAACCCAGCATCGGTATTGCTGCCTTGCGCGTACGCGGGCAGGTGCTGGAGGTGGATGCGCCGGTGTTGGACTTTACCGCTGCCGAAGCAGGGGAGTTTCTGTCTCGCCGCTTGGCCAGAGAAGTGACGCCCGACGTTGTGCAGCAACTGGAGAATCGTTTGCACGGGTGGCCTGCCGGTTATCAGTTGATCAGTTGCCACGCCAGTACCACAGCGGAGCTGGTCGACAGCAGCGTGCGGCTCAGTGGGCCCTATCATTTGATATTTGACTACTTCCGCGATGAAGTCATGCCATCGTTGGCCCCCGCGCTGCAGCATCTATTGCGTCGCATCTGTGTGTTCGACCGCTTCAACGCCGATATGTGTCGGCACATGACGGAACAGGACGACGTCACACCTTGGTTGTCGCAGCTGGTGCACGCGCACATGTTGGTGCCACCGACCAATGAGCAAGATACCTGGTATCGTCTGCACGATCTCTTCCGTGAAGCGCTGCGCAGCTGGGAGCAGGACGACCCCATAGCATGGGCGCGTATTCAAGCCCGAGCGGTGGAAGCCTATTTACAGACTGGCCAAGCATACGATGCGTTGGCGCTGGCGTTGTCAATGCGTGATGCCGCTGCCATCGGTACCGTGTTGCGGCATTCCGGTGAGTATTTTTACCGTCGAGGTCAGTTCGACCTACTGGAATCCGCCTTCGAGTTGATTACAGAAACCACCATGCTGGAAGACTCAACATTGCTGCTGTTGAAACTGTGGCTGAATCTGGCGACCTATCGCGAGGGCGATATCGTGCCCTTGCTGGCGACCGCCGAAGCGGTGGGCATGGACATCAGCACTGAATTGCGGGCTGAGTTTCAGGTGGTGCGTGCGCAAGAGGCGATCAATCGTGAAGACTATGCCACCGCACGCTCGCTGGCCCGTGAAGCGCTGGATGACCTGCCCGCCGATAGCGCAATTTCACGCACGGTGGCGTGGTCTGTATTGGGTCAAAGTGACCTCTGCGCGGGGCGCCTCAAAGAGGCCTTAGCCAGCCTGCGGGCCGCCGAGCAACAGGCCATAGCGAGCAAGCTCGCGCAGCAGCAACTGTGGTCACTGTGCCTGCAAAGCGATACCCACTGCGCCATGGGTCAGTTAGACGAAGCCTTTCACGTGCAAACACGGGCGGTGGCGACGGCGCACGAGAAATGCATCGAACGCGTGCTGCATATGGAATTTCTCTATCGCAATCGCGCGCAAGCGTTGCTCGAACGGCTGGCGCTGGACGAAGCATTGCATTTTGTCGAAGAAGAACTGTCGATCATGCAGCCACTGGGCGACTACGGTTTGCTGCCCGCGTTTTCCATCAAAGGGCGCGTGCATCTGGTCACCGGAGAACTGACTCGGGCGCGCCAAGTCGCCTTTCATTTGCGCCACCTTAAAAGCCGTTTTAACTACCATACCGACTGGCTTGCCCATTTGCTGCAATTCGAACTGGTGCTGCGCCATGAAACCGGAGAAGGCGACTGGCCGGCAATTGACGAGTCCATCGTTGCGCGTGCCGCCGAGAACCATTTTCTGCAAAACTATCAGCGCCAAGTGGCTTGGTTGCGTATTCTACGCGGTGAACCTGCGGCCGGCATCGCACTACTGAAAACCCTGCTGCAACAGGCCGATACCTGTGGCTTGCGTCTGGAGGCCTTACGTACCCGGTTGTGTTTGGCCGCCTATGATGCAGCCGGAGCACGCTGGCTTGAACCGGTACGGCATGAATTGTTGCAGATTAAACCCTTGTTTACTCTCTGGGTATGGCGTGACGCCTTGCGCCCGCTGAGCGCCGAACTGCCCGAACTGGGCATGGTGCTTCCGCAGGTCGATAAGGTAACGCATCATACCTTGGAGGTGCCACCGACGGGAACTCCTTGGGTGTCGCGTTTGAACGCCAACTTGCAGCGTCAGAGCGAGGCATTAACGCCCAAAGAAGTTGAAGTACTGACCCGAATTGTTGAGGGTTATACCAATCAGGACATCGCACGGCAGATGTTTGTTGCTCCCACCACTGTAAAAAGTCACATTCGCAGTATCTACCGGAAAATGAACGTCAATGACCGAGCCGAAGCCATTGCCTTTGCGCGGCCGTATTTTCGCGTGGAACACTGA